In Armatimonadota bacterium, a single genomic region encodes these proteins:
- the pheA gene encoding prephenate dehydratase: MAHLPHGDNSDPRPLDQIRADIDAVDAELVRLLSRRTELATEVGAIKRIDGKPFFTPERERAVYEKLSAINPGPLLPKQLKAIYREIISAAIAAEKPMSIAYWGPPGTFTNMAALQTFGSSAAMVAQDSISDVFLAVENGKADYGVVPVENSVAGVVPETLDMFPQTNVKICAETYVPIHHILVSTASSLDQIERVFAGPQPATQCKRWLKMNLPSAEIIEVVPTAKAAQRALEDPRSAAISNALGAETVGIPILEEHIADNPTNRTRFLVIGYNEPMKTGRDKTSVMFNLRNRPGELYRALETFYEQGVNLMMIESRPAPRASFEYIFYADCAGHRTDEHFVAAIHRLRSLALETTVLGSYPLADSQ, from the coding sequence ATGGCGCATCTTCCGCACGGCGATAACTCTGATCCGCGACCTTTGGATCAAATCCGCGCGGATATCGACGCGGTTGATGCCGAGTTGGTGCGGTTACTTTCGCGGCGTACGGAGCTTGCGACCGAGGTCGGGGCGATCAAGCGGATTGATGGGAAGCCGTTCTTCACTCCTGAGCGCGAGCGGGCGGTTTATGAGAAGCTCTCGGCGATCAATCCGGGGCCATTGTTGCCGAAGCAGTTGAAGGCGATCTATCGTGAGATTATCTCGGCGGCGATCGCGGCGGAGAAGCCGATGTCGATCGCGTACTGGGGCCCTCCGGGGACGTTTACAAACATGGCTGCTTTGCAGACGTTCGGTTCGAGTGCGGCGATGGTGGCGCAGGATTCGATCTCGGATGTGTTTCTTGCCGTCGAGAATGGGAAAGCCGATTATGGTGTGGTACCGGTTGAGAACTCTGTAGCTGGTGTCGTGCCCGAGACTCTGGATATGTTTCCGCAGACGAACGTGAAAATTTGTGCAGAGACATACGTGCCGATCCACCATATCCTGGTTTCGACCGCTTCTTCTTTAGATCAGATTGAGCGGGTTTTTGCTGGTCCCCAGCCTGCAACGCAGTGCAAACGGTGGCTCAAGATGAACCTGCCTTCGGCGGAGATTATCGAAGTCGTTCCGACCGCAAAGGCTGCTCAACGGGCTCTAGAAGACCCTCGTTCGGCGGCAATTTCGAACGCACTCGGGGCCGAGACGGTCGGTATTCCGATCCTCGAAGAGCACATTGCCGACAACCCGACCAACCGAACTCGGTTTTTGGTCATCGGCTACAACGAGCCGATGAAGACGGGACGTGACAAGACGAGTGTGATGTTCAACCTTCGCAACCGTCCAGGTGAGCTGTATCGCGCGTTGGAGACGTTTTATGAGCAGGGCGTCAACCTCATGATGATCGAGTCACGTCCGGCGCCCCGGGCGTCATTTGAGTACATCTTCTACGCCGACTGCGCCGGTCACCGGACGGACGAGCACTTTGTGGCTGCGATTCATCGGCTGAGGAGTTTGGCGCTGGAGACGACTGTGCTAGGCAGCTATCCGTTGGCGGATAGTCAGTGA
- a CDS encoding DUF6714 family protein: MVSTRPELIEAIKAAFRGVSREGGVSWSETDVIDDYGTEEMRAIARASDTDSEWEELILSGTFLDDAAPGSFCFLDAIGFRYYLPAAMCQALMPELDTQGRFFGWHGSLIYHLIEADRSIFREGFLLLSKEQKRVIANFITYNEAEMLFNLGVKEPRDFDELFPEGRQHYISQAVIANREGPFSCWFPKTEAQI, translated from the coding sequence ATGGTTTCAACACGCCCGGAATTGATCGAAGCCATCAAGGCAGCATTTCGAGGAGTCAGCCGTGAAGGCGGCGTTTCCTGGAGTGAAACCGACGTCATTGATGATTACGGAACCGAAGAGATGCGAGCGATTGCCCGGGCAAGTGATACTGACTCCGAATGGGAAGAGTTGATTCTCTCAGGAACATTTCTTGACGATGCGGCGCCAGGTAGTTTTTGCTTTCTTGATGCAATCGGGTTTAGATACTATCTTCCGGCAGCAATGTGTCAGGCGCTTATGCCGGAACTCGACACTCAAGGTCGTTTCTTTGGTTGGCATGGCTCGCTAATCTATCATTTGATCGAAGCTGACAGATCAATTTTTCGCGAAGGCTTCTTGTTACTCAGCAAAGAGCAAAAGAGGGTGATCGCAAACTTTATTACTTATAACGAGGCAGAAATGCTCTTCAATTTGGGAGTTAAGGAGCCAAGAGATTTTGACGAGCTCTTCCCCGAGGGAAGACAGCATTACATCTCTCAGGCAGTGATTGCGAATCGAGAAGGACCCTTCAGCTGCTGGTTTCCGAAAACAGAAGCGCAAATCTAA
- a CDS encoding PLP-dependent aspartate aminotransferase family protein codes for MSPAGSYGFGTDLAHFGEDEKHIGAVIPPIYQNSLFVFPTMEELLDNMYNNPGGPPHHYSRVSNPTLELLETKLAHFEGGEKCKVFSAGMTAVAIAIMSAVQQGSHVVTVDGIYGPAKGLLTNYLAKFGVECTMVDGRDTQAIIDACRENTSLIYLESPTSLTFRLQDVGAVATFARSRGITTIIDSTYNTPLHMRPLDLGIDVVVHSLTKYYGGHSNATGGAIIGSAAYIDKLLVNEIVLMGSLLGPFQSWLFTQGTRTLKVRLKQHEIAANQVAGWLEQQSEIKVVHHLGLDSYPQRDLVNSNLKGTSGLFSFETVQDDKAKVMDFCNRLQLFGRGISWGGFESLVVASHVKPCDYDKPRWFIRLFCGLEDPEDLQADIAQALVALR; via the coding sequence ATGTCCCCCGCAGGATCGTACGGTTTCGGAACTGATCTAGCCCATTTCGGCGAGGATGAAAAGCACATCGGTGCCGTGATTCCGCCGATCTATCAAAACTCGCTCTTTGTGTTTCCAACCATGGAGGAGTTGCTGGACAACATGTACAACAACCCCGGTGGCCCGCCACACCACTACAGCCGAGTGAGCAATCCGACCCTGGAACTCCTGGAAACCAAGCTCGCGCACTTTGAGGGAGGAGAAAAGTGCAAAGTGTTTTCGGCCGGCATGACTGCGGTGGCAATTGCGATCATGAGCGCAGTGCAGCAAGGTTCTCACGTCGTCACCGTGGATGGCATTTACGGCCCCGCCAAGGGTCTGCTGACGAACTATCTCGCTAAATTCGGAGTTGAGTGCACGATGGTCGACGGACGAGACACCCAGGCCATTATCGATGCCTGCCGCGAAAATACGTCCCTCATCTACCTAGAGAGTCCGACCTCCTTAACATTTCGCCTTCAAGACGTCGGAGCTGTTGCGACATTCGCACGGTCGCGCGGAATCACGACAATCATCGATAGCACCTACAATACACCGCTCCACATGCGCCCGCTGGACCTCGGAATCGACGTTGTTGTTCATTCGTTGACGAAGTATTACGGCGGCCACAGCAACGCAACTGGCGGGGCGATCATCGGCTCAGCGGCCTATATCGACAAGCTCCTTGTGAACGAAATTGTGCTGATGGGTTCACTCTTGGGACCATTTCAATCGTGGCTGTTCACCCAAGGAACGCGAACCCTCAAGGTTCGGCTGAAGCAGCACGAGATTGCGGCGAATCAGGTTGCGGGTTGGCTGGAGCAGCAATCAGAGATCAAGGTTGTTCACCACTTGGGCCTTGATTCTTATCCACAGCGCGATCTAGTGAACTCTAATTTGAAAGGCACGTCCGGCCTGTTCTCATTCGAGACGGTTCAGGACGACAAGGCGAAGGTCATGGACTTCTGCAACCGCCTCCAGCTGTTCGGTCGCGGAATTTCGTGGGGCGGTTTTGAGAGTTTGGTGGTCGCGTCGCACGTCAAGCCCTGCGACTACGACAAGCCCCGCTGGTTCATCCGCCTCTTCTGCGGCTTAGAGGATCCGGAGGATCTGCAAGCGGATATCGCTCAGGCGTTGGTTGCGCTTAGATAG
- a CDS encoding DUF1501 domain-containing protein: MSDFLSRRDLIKHGGMIAVGLAAPRWLSTIAEADVARVAQGGKISADTVLVVCQLSGGNDGLNTVVPYADSLYYKARPTLAHKEDAVLKINEQLGFHPNMKGVHGLYKQGKVAVIQNVGYPKPNRSHFKSMDIWQSASPDDKLKYGWLGRHVDSKLRNGAVNPVMTLGLSTEKPLALAGEKASIPCFASLADVSNMLGDKDSERMLREIQGADAMMDSPTRVVQQANKSALDAMSVLSKQLSTFTPKQTYGDDAFGKGFKQISQLIGASPATRVVYFSAGGFDTHARQADAHGKLMENFSNAVTAFQTEMEAIGKADKVIVLVFSEFGRRVTENASQGTDHGAASSMFVIGSKVKGGVYGGSPNLTDLQDGDIKFKIDFREVYAAALDNWMGGDSELVLGQKFTPLGVIK; this comes from the coding sequence ATGAGCGATTTTCTAAGCCGAAGAGATTTGATCAAGCATGGCGGCATGATTGCCGTCGGACTAGCCGCTCCGCGATGGCTCTCCACAATTGCCGAAGCTGACGTTGCTCGGGTGGCACAGGGCGGAAAGATCTCAGCCGATACAGTGCTCGTGGTCTGCCAGCTTTCGGGCGGGAACGACGGCCTTAATACGGTTGTTCCTTACGCAGATTCGCTGTACTACAAGGCTCGACCAACTTTGGCGCACAAGGAAGATGCCGTTCTCAAGATCAACGAGCAGCTTGGCTTCCACCCCAACATGAAGGGAGTTCATGGTTTGTACAAACAGGGCAAAGTTGCGGTTATCCAAAACGTTGGATATCCGAAGCCAAATCGTTCCCACTTCAAGTCAATGGACATCTGGCAGTCGGCATCGCCGGACGATAAGCTGAAGTACGGCTGGCTTGGGCGACACGTTGACAGCAAGCTCCGTAACGGCGCGGTGAACCCGGTCATGACCCTCGGTCTTTCGACTGAAAAGCCTTTGGCACTTGCTGGTGAAAAGGCTTCGATTCCATGCTTTGCATCGCTCGCCGATGTTTCCAACATGCTGGGTGACAAGGACTCCGAGCGAATGCTTCGAGAAATTCAAGGTGCGGACGCCATGATGGATTCACCAACCCGAGTCGTTCAACAGGCCAACAAGTCTGCGCTCGATGCGATGTCAGTGTTGTCGAAGCAGCTTTCAACGTTCACACCGAAGCAGACCTATGGAGACGACGCCTTCGGCAAGGGCTTTAAGCAGATTTCTCAGCTCATCGGAGCATCGCCGGCGACACGAGTGGTCTACTTCTCAGCGGGCGGATTCGATACCCACGCTCGTCAGGCAGACGCACACGGCAAGCTGATGGAAAACTTCAGCAACGCAGTCACCGCATTCCAAACCGAGATGGAAGCAATCGGAAAAGCTGACAAAGTCATCGTCCTCGTCTTCTCCGAGTTCGGACGACGAGTTACCGAGAACGCTTCGCAAGGTACCGACCACGGCGCGGCATCTTCGATGTTCGTTATCGGCTCAAAGGTTAAGGGCGGCGTGTACGGCGGCTCTCCAAACTTGACGGATTTGCAGGACGGCGATATCAAATTCAAAATCGACTTCCGCGAAGTCTACGCAGCGGCACTGGATAACTGGATGGGCGGCGACAGCGAGCTCGTCCTCGGCCAGAAGTTCACCCCGCTTGGAGTGATAAAGTAA
- a CDS encoding DUF1080 domain-containing protein — protein MTTMLAAILLTGQHSKPVSLFNGKDLRGWHADVPEMDKDKMARMPFIVRNGMLVSLGSPGGHLITDRKYENYRLEVEYRFANKPGNCGVLVHASKPRMLYGMFPQSLEVQMQSGDAGDFWCIGEEVTVPDMEARRGPKANWGVTEGKERRIKNLTDGTENPLGEWNSMSIECRGSSVKVWVNDVVVNEGTDCTARSGQIAIQAEGSEVEFRKLWLIKLK, from the coding sequence ATGACGACAATGCTCGCCGCGATTCTGCTCACCGGTCAACATAGCAAGCCAGTTTCTCTTTTCAACGGAAAGGATCTAAGAGGCTGGCACGCAGATGTTCCAGAAATGGACAAAGACAAAATGGCGAGGATGCCATTTATTGTACGAAATGGGATGCTCGTGAGCCTTGGCTCTCCCGGTGGACACTTGATCACCGACCGGAAGTACGAGAATTACCGACTGGAAGTTGAGTACAGATTCGCCAATAAGCCAGGGAACTGCGGTGTGCTGGTCCACGCCTCCAAACCACGCATGCTCTACGGGATGTTCCCTCAATCTCTTGAGGTGCAGATGCAAAGCGGTGATGCCGGAGATTTTTGGTGCATCGGCGAGGAAGTCACTGTGCCTGACATGGAAGCCCGCCGAGGACCGAAGGCCAACTGGGGGGTCACCGAGGGCAAAGAGCGACGGATCAAGAACCTGACCGACGGTACCGAAAACCCACTCGGAGAGTGGAACTCGATGTCAATCGAATGCCGAGGTTCTTCAGTCAAAGTTTGGGTGAACGATGTCGTAGTGAACGAGGGAACGGACTGCACCGCTCGAAGCGGGCAAATTGCGATTCAGGCGGAAGGATCGGAAGTCGAATTTCGAAAACTCTGGCTGATTAAGCTTAAGTAA
- a CDS encoding glycoside hydrolase 43 family protein, whose protein sequence is MLTLLAYATMSQNPVVPTPTIWADVPDISVVRAGRDYYMSSTTMHMNPGVPIMKSSDLVNWRIVSYCYDDLGSSPRQDLLDGKNEYGKGTWASSLRFHNGTFYCSTFSNTTGKTYIFSTKTPDKGPWKKIEFSPAIHDHSLVFDEGKAYLIHGVGKIRIQELKDDLSGLKPGGIDQVIIEDAAAPTGAKTGLMGEGSQLFKVNSKYYLFNIVWPRGGMRTQVVHRSDSLLGPYEGRVFLADQGIAQGGIVDTPDGRWYTNMFGDRGAVGRIPYMLPMHWEDGWPVIGSGELIPHSADLLPGQADLKGIVRSDEFRSKKLAIEWQWNHNPDPSNWSVSERPGWLRIRTCRVDPIVTQARNTLTQRTFGPTCTGTVRLDSSNLKDGDAAGIVALMGKYGYIGIRRNGDIREVVVVSGTSGKPKLVATVPLSEKVAYLRMACDFRNQADLCSFSFSRDGRNWIMLGEPIKLRYELSHFMGCRFGLFNMATIQSGGHADFDFFRISA, encoded by the coding sequence ATGCTTACCCTTCTCGCCTACGCGACCATGAGCCAGAATCCCGTTGTTCCCACCCCGACAATTTGGGCGGACGTGCCGGATATCTCGGTGGTTCGGGCGGGGAGGGACTACTACATGAGCAGCACGACGATGCACATGAATCCCGGTGTGCCGATCATGAAGTCGAGCGATCTGGTGAATTGGCGGATCGTGAGCTACTGCTACGATGACCTCGGAAGTAGCCCTCGGCAGGACCTCTTAGACGGAAAGAACGAGTACGGGAAGGGGACCTGGGCCAGCTCACTGAGGTTTCACAATGGAACGTTCTATTGCTCCACCTTCAGCAACACCACCGGAAAGACCTACATCTTCTCGACCAAAACGCCTGACAAGGGACCATGGAAGAAGATCGAATTCTCACCCGCGATCCACGATCACTCGCTTGTGTTCGACGAAGGCAAGGCGTACCTGATTCACGGGGTCGGGAAGATCAGGATTCAGGAGTTGAAGGACGACCTGAGTGGCCTCAAACCGGGTGGGATCGACCAGGTCATTATCGAAGACGCTGCGGCGCCGACTGGTGCAAAAACCGGCCTGATGGGCGAAGGATCGCAGCTCTTCAAAGTCAACAGCAAATACTACCTATTCAACATCGTCTGGCCCAGAGGTGGAATGCGGACCCAGGTCGTCCATCGTTCCGATTCCTTGCTAGGTCCATACGAAGGGCGAGTCTTTCTTGCCGATCAAGGCATCGCTCAAGGCGGCATCGTCGACACACCCGATGGCCGCTGGTATACAAATATGTTCGGTGATCGTGGGGCAGTTGGTCGCATTCCGTACATGCTGCCAATGCATTGGGAAGATGGCTGGCCCGTCATTGGATCGGGCGAACTGATTCCGCATTCCGCCGACCTATTACCCGGCCAGGCTGACCTCAAAGGCATCGTTCGTTCCGACGAGTTTCGAAGCAAGAAGTTGGCAATTGAATGGCAGTGGAACCACAATCCGGACCCCAGCAATTGGTCGGTAAGCGAAAGGCCGGGGTGGCTGCGTATTCGAACTTGCCGGGTTGATCCAATAGTCACCCAGGCCCGGAACACGTTGACTCAACGAACGTTTGGACCGACGTGCACTGGCACAGTCCGATTGGATTCATCCAATCTCAAAGACGGCGACGCTGCCGGCATAGTCGCGCTTATGGGCAAGTATGGATACATCGGGATCAGGCGTAACGGAGACATTCGCGAGGTCGTCGTCGTCTCTGGGACCTCGGGCAAACCGAAACTTGTTGCGACCGTGCCACTGTCCGAAAAGGTTGCGTATCTGAGAATGGCATGCGACTTCCGAAACCAAGCCGATCTTTGCTCGTTCTCTTTTTCTCGAGACGGGAGGAATTGGATCATGCTCGGCGAACCGATTAAGCTGCGCTACGAACTCAGCCATTTCATGGGTTGCCGATTTGGATTGTTCAACATGGCCACGATTCAGTCCGGCGGCCACGCGGATTTCGACTTCTTCCGCATCTCGGCCTAG